AAATCATCAGTCGAACAGCAGAGATAGCCGTTAAAATAATAATGAGATATTTATAGGGGTTTTCATTAATACGTTTAATTAACCAAATCCCAATCAAAGCGCCAATCCCAATAAACGGAATAGCAAATAAGGTATACTTCAGCGTATCCCAAGTGATTGTACCCCATAAAAAGACATGAAAAGGCACTTTGATCAAATTAATTATCAGGAAAAACCAGGCAGTTGTCCCAATCATCGCATTTTTATTTAAATTTTGTGCCAGGATATACACATTGAAAATGGGTCCGGCTGCATTCCCTACCATCGATGAAAACCCACTGGTCACACCAACTAGTTGGGTCAACCAGGGTCGTTTCGGCAATTCTACGGCTTGCTTTTGAAATTGACGAAAAACTAATAGGGCTAAACAAATTAATACAATAATACCCATGATAAATTTAAACTGTTGATCATCCAAATAATTTCCTGTTAACGCACCTAAAATTATCCCAATCACAGAAGCCGGCATTAACTTCAACACATCTCTGAAATTTGCAGCTTTCCCGTATTGATAGACCGCCGCTATGTCCCCTACAATCAGCATCGGCAACATGATCCCAGCTGACGCTTTACCGCCAAACATAACAGCTAAGATGGCCACCGCCGGCATCGTCGCTCCTTGAATGCCCGCTTTTGAAAACCCAACAATCAAGGCCACCAAAGCCAACAGCCATAATTCATATCCACTTAAACCCAACCACAAACCCTCCAATAAATACCTCTACTCTTCAACGGCCGATAACAAGGCTTTGTTTACCGCACTTTTAATCACATTCGTAGATGCCGTTGCCGACGAAACGGTATCCACATCAATCGTGTTTTCTTTAACCATCATATTTTTAATATGATTCCCTGCTTCTTCATAAGTTGTTTCATGTTCTAGAAACTCAATGCCTGTCATTTTATGATCATTGACCTCGACTTCAACTTCAACCGTAAGCAAGATTGTTT
This window of the Fundicoccus culcitae genome carries:
- a CDS encoding sulfite exporter TauE/SafE family protein encodes the protein MGLSGYELWLLALVALIVGFSKAGIQGATMPAVAILAVMFGGKASAGIMLPMLIVGDIAAVYQYGKAANFRDVLKLMPASVIGIILGALTGNYLDDQQFKFIMGIIVLICLALLVFRQFQKQAVELPKRPWLTQLVGVTSGFSSMVGNAAGPIFNVYILAQNLNKNAMIGTTAWFFLIINLIKVPFHVFLWGTITWDTLKYTLFAIPFIGIGALIGIWLIKRINENPYKYLIIILTAISAVRLMI
- a CDS encoding FMN-binding protein, with protein sequence MEEKKQMGIIFSSLALLIVIMIIIWVTFQIQYTSLNYTPVDMADVPDGVYTGRTETILLTVEVEVEVNDHKMTGIEFLEHETTYEEAGNHIKNMMVKENTIDVDTVSSATASTNVIKSAVNKALLSAVEE